The following are encoded in a window of Falco biarmicus isolate bFalBia1 chromosome 8, bFalBia1.pri, whole genome shotgun sequence genomic DNA:
- the C8H2orf88 gene encoding small membrane A-kinase anchor protein, whose translation MGCIKSKDAFQGSNAVQDERIREGHEGCTGEKSSLIAAKADEKSPSSTIVLDYAHRLSHEILDQAVKQWAVTESKYSDIPFIESDVP comes from the coding sequence ATGGGATGCATCAAATCCAAGGATGCCTTTCAAGGTTCAAATGCTGTCCAGGATGAAAGGATCAGGGAAGGTCACGAAGGATGCACTGGGGAGAAATCATCACTGATAGCAGCGAAGGCAGATGAGAAGAGTCCATCAAGCACTATAGTGCTAGACTATGCGCACCGTCTCTCCCACGAGATTCTTGATCAGGCGGTGAAGCAGTGGGCAGTGACTGAAAGCAAATATAGCGACATCCCTTTTATTGAAAGCGATGTGCCCTGA